The Vicia villosa cultivar HV-30 ecotype Madison, WI linkage group LG1, Vvil1.0, whole genome shotgun sequence genome includes a region encoding these proteins:
- the LOC131620392 gene encoding uncharacterized protein LOC131620392, with the protein ELIKYCPHYNTMNAERSKCLKFVNGLRNDIKKAIGYQQITRFTELVNKSRIYDEDSREGASHYKTMNERKGQFRGKPYDDKKKQFGFGKKSSGGGTSTPLKCFKCGSEGHRAVDCGKDSVTCFKCGKIGHKANKCGVGSSVTCYNCGEQGHISTKCDKPKKEQAKGKVFALSGAEASTDDRLIQGTCFINSTPLIAIIDTGATHSFISLDCAKRLNLVLSDMRRSMVIDTPAMGSVSTSFVCLNCPLSIFGRDFGIDLVCLPLEQLDVILGMNWLEFNRVYINCFDKTVIFPEISVKEDLFLSAKQVGESVQDGAELFMLLATLDVHEKRTIDELPIVCDFAEVFPEDVSDLPPEREVEFSIDLVPGTSPVSMAPYRMSASELKELKSQLEDLLEKKFIRPSVSP; encoded by the coding sequence gagcttatcaagtattgtcctcactacaatactatgaatgctgagagatctaagtgtttgaagtttgtgaatggtttgaggAATGATATTAAGAAGGCGATTGGTTACCAACAAATTACTCGTTTTAcggagttggttaacaagagtcgtatctatgatgaggatagtagggagggtgcttctcactacaagacTATGAATGAGAGGAAAGGTCAAttccgtgggaaaccgtatgacgATAAGAAGAAACAATTTGGTTTTGGCAAAAAGTCAAGTGGGGGAGGAACTTCTACTCCTcttaagtgcttcaaatgtggtaGTGAAGGTCATCGTGCTGTTGATTGTGGTAAGGATTCTGTgacatgcttcaagtgtggcaagattggtcacaaggcaaacaagtgtggagttggttcgagtgtgacttgttacaactgtggtgagcaaggtcacattagcaccaaatgtgataagccaaagaaggaacaagcgaaagggaaagtgtttgcattgtctggagcggaggcttctaccgatgataggctaatccaaggtacgtgcttcattaatagtacacctttgattgctattattgataccggtgcgacacattctttcatttctttggattgtgctaagagattgaatcttgtgttatctgatatgcgtagaagtatggttattgatacacctgctatgggttctgtttctacttcttttgtgtgcttgaattgtcctttgagtatttttggtagggattttgggattgatttggtttgtcttccgttagagcaacttgatgtgattttgggtatgaattggttagaatttaatcgtgtgtatatcaactgttttgacaaaacggttatctttcctgagattagtgttaaggaagatttgtttttgtctgcgaagcaagttggtgaatctgttcaagatggggctgaattgtttatgttattggcaaccttagatgtgcatgagaagagaaccattgatgaattgccaatagtttgtgattttgcggaggtatttcctgaagatgtaagcgatttaccgccggaacgtgaagttgagttttcgattgatttagttcctggaactagtcctgtatcgatggctccatataggatgtctgcttctgagttgaaagagttgaagagtcaacttgaggatttgttggaaaagaagtttattcgtcctagtgtatcgccg
- the LOC131659582 gene encoding (R)-mandelonitrile lyase-like codes for MIQLLLLSGIGPRPYLSSWGIPVAHHLRYVGHFLYDNPRNGITFLPSVPLEHTLIEVVGITDSGAYIEAASNVVPFSTLQQMVFIRPATSPLHLTIATLILKISGPDSAGFLRLAESDNKPWTEPSYTADVPNDAGEKPSRTPDILITAGAESGTR; via the exons ATGATTCAG CTTCTGCTTCTCAGTGGAATTGGACCAAGGCCTTATCTTTCTTCATGGGGAATTCCTGTTGCTCATCATTTACGTTATGTGGGTCATTTTCTGTATGATAATCCACGAAACGGAATCACGTTTCTACCGTCGGTTCCACTTGAGCATACTCTCATTGAGGTTGTAGGCATAACTGATTCAGGTGCTTACATTGAAGCTGCTTCTAATGTGGTTCCGTTTTCGACGCTGCAACAAATGGTTTTCATCCGTCCGGCTACTTCTCCGCTTCACTTGACTATCGCGACGCTAATATTGAAGATTTCAGGACCGGATTCTGCTGGGTTTCTTCGGCTGGCTGAATCAGATAATAAACCAT GGACTGAACCGAGTTATACAGCTGATGTACCGAATGATGCAGGGGAGAAACCAAGTCGTACACCTGATATATTGATTACTGCAGGTGCTGAATCAG GGACGCGGTGA
- the LOC131620400 gene encoding protein RGF1 INDUCIBLE TRANSCRIPTION FACTOR 1-like: protein MLVPPWLKPLLNTPFFNVCTIHSDSTRSECNMFCLDCNVDAFCFYCRSSRHKDHQVIQIRRSSYHDVVRVGEIQKMLDISGVQTYVINSARVLFLNERPQQKSGKVGAYICEICGRSLLDQVRFCSLGCKLVGIKRNGNASFVLDANNNGVSTMEEGMSRRTMSSRQEEEELREGSQQGMYQVTPSNARRRKGIPRRAPFGS, encoded by the exons ATGTTGGTTCCTCCATGGCTCAAACCACTTCTCAACACACCGTTCTTCAATGTCTGCACGATTCACAGCGACTCTACGAGAAGCGAATGTAACATGTTTTGTTTGGATTGTAATGTTGACGCTTTTTGCTTCTATTGTCGATCCTCAAGACACAAAGATCATCAAGTTATTCAA atAAGGAGATCTTCGTATCATGATGTAGTGAGAGTTGGTGAAATTCAGAAAATGTTGGATATTAGTGGAGTCCAAACATATGTGATTAATAGTGCTAGAGTTTTGTTTCTGAATGAAAGGCCACAGCAAAAATCTGGGAAAGTGGGAGCTTATATTTGTGAGATTTGTGGAAGAAGTCTCTTAGACCAAGTTAGGTTCTGTTCTTTGGGATGTAAG CTTGTAGGAATAAAGAGAAATGGGAATGCAAGCTTTGTTTTAGATGCTAATAACAATGGAGTATCAACAATGGAAGAAGGGATGTCAAgaagaacaatgtcttcaagacaAGAAGAAGAGGAATTGCGTGAAGGCTCACAACAAGGCATGTATCAAGTCACACCTTCAAATgcaagaagaagaaaaggaaTTCCTCGTAGAGCTCCTTTTGGATCCTAA
- the LOC131644654 gene encoding uncharacterized protein LOC131644654: MSMAMHLRLGRYASLNSLSLLLFRNSPLSTVRCASSSSSSPSSSGNTKPDKKKLGDRLSSVIDTVNDRKLPPELRGQRNNVRSETDLINVVEQRIWHSMEEGQFENLPGKGKPLKLDTNPHADPAEDTLYRILSKNGCAPEWVELNKEIRSRISQWRMSLKKAWANKCSGDQSMWVESSEPLKSQLKEINDKVFRYNLIVPFGRQMSGLKWEKELSYLEE, translated from the exons ATGAGCATGGCGATGCATCTTCGCCTTGGGAGATACGCCTCTCTCAATTCCCTCTCCCTTCTTCTCTTCCGCAACTCACCGCTTTCCACCGTCAGATgcgcttcctcttcttcttcttcgccgTCATCTTCCGGTAATACAAAGCCGGATAAGAAGAAGCTCGGGGATCGTCTTTCGTCTGTAATCGACACCGTCAACGATCGCAAACTACCTCCCGAACTTCGCGGCCAGCGCAACAACGTTAG GTCAGAAACTGACTTGATCAATGTTGTTGAGCAAAGAATATGGCATTCAATGGAAGAAGGCCAATTTGAGAACTTGCCGGGGAAAGGAAAGCCGCTTAAACTTGACACAAATCCTCATGCAGATCCAGCTGAAGACACGTTATACAGAATCCTCTCGAAGAATGGATGTGCACCGGAGTGGGTTGAACTTAACAAAGAGATAAGATCTAGAATATCTCAATGGAGGATGTCGTTGAAGAAAGCTTGGGCAAATAAATGCAGCGGAGATCAGTCTATGTGGGTTGAAAGTTCGGAACCTTTGAAATCGCAGTTAAAAGAAATCAATGATAAG GTTTTCCGGTATAACCTCATTGTTCCATTTGGTCGGCAAATGTCTGGCCTTAAGTGGGAGAAAGAGCTAAGTTATTTAGAAGAATGA